In Streptomyces sclerotialus, one genomic interval encodes:
- a CDS encoding amino acid ABC transporter permease → MTASVLYDAPGPKAKVRNRVYAVVGSLAILGLLVFAVLRLDAKGQLNPELWDILNYANVRTNILNGVLTTLQVFAVAAVLSLVLGVLLAVGRLSDHKPVRWLATGFIELFRAIPLLITIYALWVLFLSYQSELGFTGEGTQFWALVIGLTVYNGSVQAEVLRAGINAVPKGQREAAYAIGMRKTQVMTTVLMPQAIRAMLPTIISQLVVTLKDTSLGFVITYEELLYTLRLMAQNTTINEQDTYLPLIVAGGVIYVAMCLALSALANWIERRGRRAKTGIAVAEAGQAVTAGDAMGAIDGATTPGPVDKTG, encoded by the coding sequence ATGACCGCCAGTGTTCTCTACGACGCTCCCGGCCCCAAGGCCAAGGTGCGCAACCGCGTCTACGCCGTGGTCGGCTCGCTCGCCATCCTCGGGCTGCTCGTCTTCGCCGTGCTCCGCCTGGACGCCAAGGGGCAGCTCAACCCCGAACTGTGGGACATCCTCAACTACGCGAACGTCCGCACCAACATCCTCAACGGCGTCCTGACCACCCTCCAGGTCTTCGCGGTGGCCGCGGTCCTGTCGCTGGTGCTCGGCGTCCTGCTCGCCGTCGGCCGGCTCTCCGACCACAAGCCGGTCCGCTGGCTGGCCACCGGCTTCATCGAGCTCTTCCGCGCCATCCCGCTCCTGATCACCATTTACGCCCTGTGGGTGCTCTTCCTCAGCTACCAGTCCGAGCTGGGCTTCACCGGTGAGGGCACCCAGTTCTGGGCCCTGGTGATCGGCCTGACGGTCTACAACGGCTCGGTACAGGCCGAGGTCCTCCGGGCGGGCATCAACGCCGTACCCAAGGGCCAGCGCGAGGCGGCGTACGCGATCGGCATGCGCAAGACCCAGGTCATGACGACGGTCCTGATGCCGCAGGCGATCCGGGCGATGCTGCCGACGATCATCAGCCAGCTCGTGGTGACCCTGAAGGACACCTCGCTGGGCTTCGTCATCACCTACGAAGAGCTGCTGTACACGCTGCGCCTGATGGCACAGAACACCACCATCAACGAGCAGGACACCTACCTCCCCCTGATCGTGGCCGGCGGTGTCATCTACGTCGCCATGTGCCTCGCGCTCTCCGCGCTCGCCAACTGGATCGAGCGCCGCGGCCGCCGCGCCAAAACCGGCATCGCGGTCGCCGAGGCGGGGCAGGCAGTGACGGCCGGCGACGCGATGGGCGCCATCGACGGGGCGACGACCCCGGGCCCGGTGGACAAGACCGGTTGA
- a CDS encoding amino acid ABC transporter permease has protein sequence MNVLLDHLPEFRDGFLGTIALTAASAALALVLGILMAGFRVSPVPPLRAFGTAWVTLLRNTPLTLLFLVAFFVVPLILFPGISPFVLATLALGFYTSSFVCEAVRSGISTVPLGQAEAARSIGMTFMQTLRMIVLPQATRTVIPPLSSIFIALTKNSAIAGAFSNTELFNVSKLLSDKGFAIGWIFLWIALAYLVITFTISGVFRLLERRLEVAR, from the coding sequence ATGAACGTACTCCTCGATCACCTACCAGAGTTCCGCGACGGCTTCCTGGGGACCATCGCGCTCACCGCGGCCAGCGCGGCGCTCGCCCTCGTTCTGGGCATCCTCATGGCCGGCTTCCGCGTCTCACCCGTACCGCCGCTGCGGGCCTTCGGCACGGCCTGGGTGACCCTCCTGCGCAACACCCCGCTGACGCTGCTCTTCCTGGTCGCGTTCTTCGTCGTACCGCTGATCCTCTTCCCCGGCATCAGCCCCTTCGTGCTCGCCACGCTCGCGCTGGGCTTCTACACCTCGTCCTTCGTGTGCGAGGCGGTGCGCTCGGGCATCAGCACCGTGCCGCTGGGCCAGGCCGAAGCGGCCCGCAGTATCGGCATGACCTTCATGCAGACCCTGCGCATGATCGTCCTGCCGCAGGCCACCCGTACCGTCATCCCGCCGCTGAGCAGCATATTCATCGCGCTGACGAAGAACTCCGCGATCGCCGGCGCGTTCAGCAACACCGAATTGTTCAACGTTTCCAAGCTGCTGAGCGACAAGGGCTTCGCCATCGGGTGGATCTTCCTGTGGATCGCCCTCGCCTACCTCGTGATCACCTTCACCATCAGCGGCGTCTTCCGGCTGCTGGAGCGCCGCCTGGAGGTGGCCCGATGA
- a CDS encoding glutamate ABC transporter substrate-binding protein, with translation MRMRKTAAAATVVLALTATATACGGKSGTAGDKPKGEKVFSGDYKVAKDVKLDSPTLKKAQQRGKIIIGAKADQPFLGFQDSDGKRTGFDIEIAKMIAADLGFSTKQIEFKTVDSNVRETSISKGQVDYYVGTYTINDERKKQVGFAGPYYVAGADLLVRKDEKAITGPDKVKGKKVCSIVGSTPLQEIKKAKYGAETTELGKYSDCVKSLLDGQVDAVTTDDAILKGYAAERPSKLKVVGKPFTEEPYGVGMNKDDKELREAISKAIEAHIENGDYKKAYEGTLGKSGSAYEEPKTPLPRY, from the coding sequence ATGAGGATGCGTAAGACGGCCGCTGCGGCCACGGTGGTGCTCGCCCTGACCGCGACGGCCACGGCGTGCGGCGGCAAGTCCGGTACGGCCGGTGACAAGCCCAAGGGCGAGAAGGTCTTCAGCGGCGACTACAAGGTCGCGAAGGACGTGAAGCTCGACTCGCCGACGCTGAAGAAGGCGCAGCAGCGGGGCAAGATCATCATCGGTGCGAAGGCGGACCAGCCGTTCCTCGGCTTCCAGGACTCCGACGGCAAGCGGACCGGTTTCGACATCGAGATCGCGAAGATGATCGCCGCCGACCTCGGCTTCTCCACGAAGCAGATCGAGTTCAAGACGGTCGACTCCAACGTCCGCGAGACCTCGATCTCCAAGGGCCAGGTCGACTACTACGTCGGTACGTACACGATCAACGACGAGCGCAAGAAGCAGGTCGGCTTCGCGGGCCCGTACTACGTGGCCGGCGCCGACCTCCTGGTCCGCAAGGACGAGAAGGCGATCACCGGACCCGACAAGGTCAAGGGCAAGAAGGTCTGCTCGATCGTCGGCTCCACTCCGCTCCAGGAGATCAAGAAGGCGAAGTACGGCGCCGAGACCACCGAGCTCGGCAAGTACTCCGACTGCGTCAAGTCGCTGCTGGACGGCCAGGTCGACGCGGTCACCACCGACGACGCGATCCTCAAGGGCTACGCCGCCGAGCGCCCGAGCAAGCTGAAGGTCGTCGGCAAGCCGTTCACCGAGGAGCCCTACGGCGTCGGCATGAACAAGGACGACAAGGAGCTGCGCGAGGCCATCTCCAAGGCCATCGAAGCGCACATCGAGAACGGCGACTACAAGAAGGCGTACGAAGGCACGCTGGGCAAGTCCGGCTCCGCGTACGAAGAGCCGAAGACGCCGCTGCCCCGTTACTGA
- a CDS encoding amino acid ABC transporter ATP-binding protein — protein MSEVSVTKDPGGPAPAADDDLVVLAGVNKHFGALHVLQDIDLTIKRGEVVVVIGPSGSGKSTLCRTINRLETVDSGDITIDGKPLPQEGRELARLRADVGMVFQSFNLFAHKTVLENVTLGQLKVRKADKRAAEQKARALLDRVGVGTQADKYPAQLSGGQQQRVAIARALAMDPKVMLFDEPTSALDPEMINEVLEVMQQLARDGMTMVVVTHEMGFARSAANRVVFMADGRIVEEAEPTQFFDNPRSDRAKDFLSKILHH, from the coding sequence ATGAGCGAAGTATCGGTGACCAAGGACCCCGGGGGCCCCGCCCCGGCGGCGGACGACGATCTGGTCGTGCTGGCAGGCGTCAACAAGCACTTCGGCGCGCTGCACGTGCTTCAGGACATCGACCTGACGATCAAGCGCGGCGAGGTCGTCGTGGTGATCGGCCCGTCCGGGTCCGGCAAGTCGACGCTGTGCCGCACGATCAACCGACTGGAGACCGTCGACTCCGGGGACATCACCATCGACGGCAAACCGCTGCCCCAGGAGGGCCGGGAGCTGGCGCGGCTCCGTGCCGACGTCGGCATGGTCTTCCAGTCCTTCAACCTCTTCGCGCACAAGACGGTCCTGGAGAACGTCACGCTGGGCCAGCTGAAGGTCCGCAAGGCGGACAAGCGCGCGGCCGAGCAGAAGGCCCGTGCGCTGCTGGACCGGGTGGGCGTGGGCACGCAGGCCGACAAGTACCCCGCACAGCTCTCAGGAGGCCAGCAGCAGCGCGTGGCGATCGCCCGGGCGCTGGCGATGGACCCGAAGGTGATGCTCTTCGACGAGCCGACCTCGGCCCTGGACCCAGAGATGATCAACGAGGTGCTGGAAGTCATGCAGCAGCTCGCCCGGGACGGCATGACGATGGTCGTCGTCACGCACGAGATGGGTTTCGCGCGCTCGGCGGCGAACCGCGTCGTCTTCATGGCGGACGGCCGGATCGTCGAGGAGGCCGAGCCGACGCAGTTCTTCGACAACCCGCGCAGCGACCGCGCCAAGGACTTCCTGTCCAAGATCCTGCACCACTGA
- a CDS encoding response regulator transcription factor: MRLLLVEDDNHVAAALSAVLAKHGFEVVHARSGEEALHALVPDAGEPFAVVLLDLGLPDQDGFEVCGRIRKLTSTPVIMVTARSDVRSRIHGLNLGADDYVVKPYDTGELLARIHAVSRRTVHGSGEHASEEAAGEHLLRVGAMTIELATRRVSVDGGTVPLTRKEFDLLALLAQRPGVVFRREQIISEVWRTSWEGTGRTLEVHIASLRSKLRMPALIETVRGVGYRLVAPAPTPPAP; the protein is encoded by the coding sequence ATGCGGCTGCTGCTGGTGGAGGACGACAACCATGTCGCCGCCGCCCTGTCCGCGGTGCTTGCCAAGCACGGCTTCGAGGTGGTGCACGCGCGCAGCGGAGAAGAGGCGCTGCACGCGCTCGTACCGGACGCCGGGGAGCCCTTCGCGGTGGTCCTGCTCGACCTGGGCCTGCCCGACCAGGACGGATTCGAGGTCTGCGGCCGGATACGGAAGCTGACCAGCACGCCGGTGATCATGGTGACCGCGCGTTCCGACGTGCGCTCGCGGATCCACGGCCTGAACCTCGGCGCGGACGACTACGTGGTCAAGCCCTACGACACCGGTGAGCTGCTGGCCCGTATCCACGCGGTCAGCCGGCGCACCGTGCACGGCTCCGGGGAGCACGCGTCCGAAGAGGCGGCCGGCGAGCACCTGCTGCGGGTCGGCGCGATGACCATCGAACTGGCCACCCGGCGGGTCTCGGTGGACGGCGGTACGGTCCCGCTGACCCGTAAGGAGTTCGACCTACTGGCGCTGCTCGCGCAGCGCCCGGGTGTGGTCTTCCGCAGGGAGCAGATCATCAGTGAGGTGTGGCGGACCAGTTGGGAGGGGACGGGGCGCACCCTGGAGGTGCACATCGCCTCGCTCCGCTCCAAGCTGCGCATGCCCGCGCTCATCGAGACGGTGCGCGGCGTCGGTTACCGGCTCGTGGCGCCCGCTCCCACGCCCCCGGCTCCCTGA
- a CDS encoding HAMP domain-containing sensor histidine kinase, with product MRTRLLPLLIVLLAGVLLALGFPLAGSQAAAEQQRVVVDRIDDAARFASLAQFVTARPGADGRAPADDERLSTLRTELRRYQDLYGIRAGVFYRDRTPMAAAPADWRVPRSGEGRQAFEEALAGRRSHDPHQAWPWDDRRLPVASPVIRDGDVVAVVFTDSPTGQLRSRILHRWLWLAAGESLAMLVAVGAAFRLTGWVLRPVRTLDAATHDIATGRMNSRVVAGSGPPELRRLARSFNEMADNVEDVLEQQRAFVADASHQLRNPLAALLLRIELLALELPEDNEEVASVRTEGKRLARVLDGLLDLALAEHVPADLQLTDIAALAAERAGAWRPLADDKGVTLRYEGHGAVTGWADPVALSSALDAVVDNALKFTPAGEEVTVAAAPDGEWVRITVADHGPGLTEEELERIGDRFWRSGRHQNVSGSGLGLSITRAMLAAGGAEISYAPNAPRGLCVTVTVPRDRPHTDVPAAP from the coding sequence GTGCGCACCCGCCTCCTCCCGCTCCTCATCGTCCTGCTGGCCGGTGTGCTGCTCGCGCTCGGCTTCCCGCTGGCCGGCAGCCAGGCGGCGGCCGAGCAGCAGCGGGTGGTGGTGGACCGGATCGACGACGCCGCGCGCTTCGCCTCACTGGCGCAGTTCGTCACCGCCCGCCCCGGTGCCGACGGGCGCGCCCCCGCGGACGACGAGCGGCTGAGCACACTCCGTACGGAGCTGCGGCGGTACCAGGACCTGTACGGCATCCGTGCCGGTGTCTTCTACCGTGACCGGACCCCGATGGCTGCCGCGCCCGCGGACTGGCGGGTACCGCGGTCGGGGGAGGGGCGGCAGGCCTTCGAAGAGGCGCTCGCCGGGCGGCGCAGCCACGACCCGCACCAGGCGTGGCCCTGGGACGACCGCCGGCTGCCGGTCGCCTCGCCGGTCATCCGGGACGGCGACGTCGTCGCGGTGGTCTTCACCGACTCGCCCACCGGGCAGCTGCGGTCGCGGATCCTGCACCGCTGGCTGTGGCTGGCGGCCGGGGAGTCGCTGGCCATGCTGGTCGCCGTCGGGGCAGCGTTCCGGCTCACGGGGTGGGTGCTGCGGCCCGTACGGACGCTGGACGCGGCCACCCACGACATCGCCACGGGTCGGATGAACTCCCGGGTCGTCGCCGGCTCCGGACCGCCGGAACTCCGTCGGCTGGCCCGGTCGTTCAACGAGATGGCGGACAACGTCGAGGACGTGCTGGAACAGCAGCGCGCCTTCGTCGCCGACGCCTCCCACCAGCTCCGCAATCCGCTCGCCGCCCTCCTCCTCCGCATCGAGCTCCTCGCGCTCGAACTCCCCGAGGACAACGAAGAGGTCGCCTCCGTCCGTACGGAGGGCAAGCGCCTCGCCCGGGTCCTGGACGGCCTGCTGGACCTGGCGCTGGCCGAGCACGTCCCCGCCGACCTGCAGCTCACCGACATCGCCGCGCTGGCCGCCGAGCGGGCCGGCGCCTGGCGCCCGCTGGCCGACGACAAGGGCGTGACGCTGCGGTACGAGGGACACGGCGCGGTCACCGGCTGGGCGGACCCGGTGGCGCTCTCCAGCGCCCTGGACGCGGTCGTCGACAACGCCCTGAAGTTCACCCCCGCCGGGGAGGAGGTGACGGTCGCCGCGGCCCCCGACGGCGAGTGGGTCCGCATCACCGTCGCCGACCACGGGCCCGGCCTCACGGAGGAGGAACTGGAGCGCATCGGGGACCGCTTCTGGCGCAGCGGCCGCCACCAGAACGTCTCCGGATCCGGACTGGGCCTGTCGATCACCCGCGCCATGCTCGCCGCAGGGGGCGCGGAGATCTCCTACGCCCCGAACGCGCCACGCGGCCTGTGCGTCACTGTCACCGTCCCGCGCGACCGCCCGCACACCGACGTGCCGGCGGCCCCCTGA
- a CDS encoding TAXI family TRAP transporter solute-binding subunit, which translates to MVHSLPRPGGRRALQTAVAAAAVAGLLLWCLLPSGPPPPGGRMTLATGVPTGVYARYGELLKQDLARDLPDLDVTLVRSEGSVDNIRKLVSGRAEFTIAAADAVATYQVQGGPDATRLRACARLYDDYMQLVVPKGSKVRSTRDLKGLRVGVGADGSGVQLITRRLMRAAGLDFDRDIRAERVGIDTMPRLMENGELDAFFWSGGLPTSAVKRLADRFPVRLVQLGDLVKPLHAQGRGSRYYRAAVMPADAYPETQDDRAVKTIAVANLLVTTDREDKDLTRAVTRTVIDSRDRIGREVHDAQKVDLRTAVFTDPLPLHEGARRYYVSAKP; encoded by the coding sequence ATGGTCCACAGCCTTCCCCGGCCCGGCGGACGCCGGGCACTGCAGACGGCGGTCGCGGCGGCGGCCGTCGCCGGGCTGCTGCTGTGGTGCCTGCTGCCGAGCGGACCGCCGCCCCCCGGGGGCCGGATGACGCTGGCCACAGGGGTGCCGACCGGGGTGTACGCCCGGTACGGGGAGCTGCTGAAGCAGGACCTCGCACGCGACCTCCCCGACCTCGACGTGACGCTGGTCCGCAGCGAGGGGTCCGTCGACAACATCCGGAAACTGGTCTCGGGGCGCGCCGAGTTCACCATCGCGGCGGCCGACGCGGTCGCCACGTACCAGGTGCAGGGCGGGCCTGACGCCACCCGGCTGCGCGCCTGTGCGCGGCTCTACGACGACTACATGCAACTGGTCGTGCCCAAGGGCTCCAAGGTCCGCTCGACGCGCGACCTGAAGGGGCTGCGGGTCGGGGTCGGCGCCGACGGCTCCGGGGTGCAGCTGATCACCCGGCGGCTGATGCGCGCCGCCGGACTGGACTTCGACCGGGACATCCGCGCGGAGCGGGTCGGCATCGACACGATGCCGCGGCTGATGGAGAACGGGGAGCTCGACGCGTTCTTCTGGTCCGGCGGGCTGCCGACCTCGGCCGTGAAGCGGCTGGCCGACCGCTTCCCCGTACGGCTGGTACAACTCGGCGACCTGGTGAAACCGCTGCACGCGCAGGGCAGGGGCAGCCGCTACTACCGGGCCGCGGTGATGCCCGCTGACGCGTACCCGGAGACGCAGGACGACCGGGCCGTGAAGACCATCGCGGTGGCGAACCTGCTGGTCACCACCGACCGCGAGGACAAGGACCTGACCAGGGCCGTGACCCGGACGGTGATAGACAGCCGGGACCGCATCGGGCGCGAGGTGCACGACGCCCAGAAGGTCGATCTGCGCACCGCCGTCTTCACCGATCCGCTGCCGCTGCACGAGGGCGCACGGCGGTACTACGTGTCGGCCAAGCCGTGA
- a CDS encoding MarR family winged helix-turn-helix transcriptional regulator, whose translation MHSSSTSDEQRIENAARGLLRSIGRLSQALFRLGEFGLPRTHVSLLDALEGGPRRVTGLAAYTGIAQPRVTVVLQELEERGLVQRERSAHDRRCIETSLTPAGRELLERARQRMAAALLEGLRSNVDDPERAVGAARDAVTTVLHAIEPEVS comes from the coding sequence ATGCATTCATCGTCGACGTCCGACGAACAGCGCATCGAGAACGCCGCTCGCGGGCTCCTCAGGAGCATCGGCAGGCTCTCCCAGGCACTCTTCCGGCTCGGTGAATTCGGGCTGCCGCGCACGCACGTCTCGCTCCTGGACGCCCTGGAGGGCGGCCCCCGGCGGGTCACCGGACTCGCCGCGTACACCGGCATCGCGCAGCCCCGGGTCACCGTGGTCCTGCAGGAGCTGGAGGAGCGCGGACTCGTCCAGCGCGAGCGCAGCGCCCATGACCGGCGCTGCATCGAGACGTCGCTGACGCCCGCGGGCCGGGAGCTGCTGGAGCGCGCGCGGCAGCGGATGGCCGCGGCCCTCCTCGAAGGGCTGCGCTCGAACGTCGACGATCCGGAGCGCGCCGTGGGCGCCGCCCGGGATGCCGTAACGACCGTGCTGCACGCCATCGAACCGGAGGTCAGTTGA
- a CDS encoding FUSC family protein, with translation MTTPATTTPDVTEGRDGPGPARESAIAPRRVGGPRRWWDWVLAADPGLGQLQAGWRTLVAMVTGLATGYGMSVALDMPAMLGMMAGGMMGLMSAFAIAENTWQRLTRAILWMPLPFSAALPLAAWLHQYRVLELSIMVVALAVTFFLARFGTLALLGGMLLFNAFMVGMMANVPLNLCDEMFLVALVSSAAVLLTRLALCYPMPREDLLRTQRAFVVEARRVADAATDALDPDADHEVAVKRMRRSLRRLNVTTVTIDGRLAQPEVAADPDTAELLHRHLFDAELALKGIGQCVQQLTRLQAPAHLREAMVVGLVIARDTPLGRADALRPAAQLIQQQATAVLEAPETGAEEAEAAALARRVGHLLDTLADSLAHWLDLGRNAPTARAKVPFQPTVALEQNRPAGTGAVARRVIAAQDEKGWRRAIPYLRAPVHAGLAAAIVCPITDAINPQRFYWGLVGVMITLFGTNTTQERLRKFGHRMAGTIVGAVIGVLLLRLIGPGHIYWTLLVIVAGLTFGSWGMQRQYAYWVAGLVTALVQLYGLSTPYTGMETLLSERLLDNGLGILIATACAALVFPVSSRKIAQEAERGYVSALEHLVSQVAERWQDPAAPVRLRGAARGVDAALYQVRGVARPLVRMPIGVRGRGAENRLALLAAATGHARSLAAAADIDIDLAPELGRRVERITSTFVASLHALDHRFATGEPGGTWVRVSPLIRELEGVLRAPAGPRADRLHVALRELAALDEALAGYADDRGLTVTTASAEPEPAAEPAPAARPGAAGHSAATLDRRTQAALAAWLAHTRHDSGPGAKQVPVPSGTAAGAPAAQQAAAAAPAPAAGSRTRAASSGARTASPARTGTVSGSLHCPEHPGGCEAWITVVSDRGKRRAGVRAVGGRYRITGLEPGGYTVIASGSAHAPTARFVAVDPSRGDIHHDIELKPARP, from the coding sequence TTGACCACGCCAGCCACCACAACCCCGGACGTCACCGAAGGCCGCGACGGCCCCGGCCCGGCCCGCGAGAGCGCCATCGCCCCCCGGCGCGTCGGCGGGCCGAGACGCTGGTGGGACTGGGTGCTCGCCGCCGACCCCGGACTCGGCCAGCTGCAGGCGGGGTGGCGGACGCTGGTCGCCATGGTCACCGGACTCGCGACCGGTTACGGGATGTCCGTCGCGCTGGACATGCCCGCCATGCTCGGCATGATGGCCGGCGGCATGATGGGCCTGATGAGCGCGTTCGCCATCGCCGAGAACACCTGGCAGCGGCTGACCCGCGCCATCCTGTGGATGCCGCTCCCGTTCTCCGCAGCGCTGCCGCTCGCCGCCTGGCTGCACCAGTACCGCGTGCTCGAACTCAGCATCATGGTGGTCGCGCTCGCGGTGACGTTCTTCCTCGCCCGGTTCGGGACCCTCGCGCTGCTGGGCGGCATGCTGCTCTTCAACGCCTTCATGGTCGGCATGATGGCCAACGTCCCGCTGAACCTCTGTGACGAGATGTTCCTCGTCGCCCTGGTCTCCTCCGCCGCCGTCCTGCTGACCCGTCTCGCGCTGTGCTACCCGATGCCGCGTGAGGACCTCCTCCGTACGCAGCGCGCCTTCGTGGTCGAGGCCCGCAGGGTCGCCGACGCCGCCACCGACGCGCTGGACCCGGACGCCGACCACGAGGTCGCCGTCAAGCGCATGCGGCGCAGCCTGCGCCGCCTGAACGTCACCACCGTCACCATCGACGGCCGCCTCGCCCAGCCCGAGGTCGCCGCCGACCCCGACACCGCGGAACTCCTCCACCGGCACCTCTTCGACGCCGAGCTGGCCCTGAAGGGCATCGGCCAGTGCGTACAGCAGCTCACCCGCCTCCAGGCGCCCGCGCACCTCAGGGAGGCCATGGTCGTCGGCCTGGTCATCGCCCGGGACACCCCGCTCGGCCGCGCCGACGCGCTGCGCCCGGCCGCCCAGCTCATCCAGCAGCAGGCCACCGCCGTACTGGAGGCGCCGGAGACCGGCGCGGAGGAGGCCGAGGCCGCCGCGCTGGCCCGCCGGGTCGGCCACCTCCTGGACACGCTCGCCGACTCCCTCGCCCACTGGCTCGACCTCGGCCGGAACGCGCCCACCGCGCGCGCCAAGGTGCCCTTCCAGCCCACCGTCGCGCTGGAGCAGAACCGCCCGGCCGGCACCGGCGCCGTCGCCCGCCGCGTCATCGCGGCACAGGACGAGAAGGGCTGGCGGCGGGCGATCCCGTACCTGCGCGCCCCCGTGCACGCCGGGCTCGCCGCCGCCATCGTGTGCCCGATCACCGACGCCATCAATCCGCAGCGCTTCTACTGGGGCCTGGTCGGCGTGATGATCACGCTGTTCGGCACCAACACCACCCAGGAGCGGCTGCGCAAGTTCGGCCACCGTATGGCCGGCACCATCGTCGGCGCGGTCATCGGCGTCCTCCTGCTCCGCCTCATCGGCCCCGGCCACATCTACTGGACACTCCTGGTCATCGTGGCCGGCCTGACCTTCGGCTCCTGGGGCATGCAGCGCCAGTACGCCTACTGGGTCGCCGGCCTGGTCACCGCACTCGTGCAGCTCTACGGCCTGTCCACCCCCTACACCGGCATGGAGACCCTGCTCAGCGAGCGGCTGCTCGACAACGGGCTGGGCATCCTCATCGCCACCGCCTGCGCCGCGCTGGTCTTCCCCGTCTCCAGCCGCAAGATCGCCCAGGAGGCCGAGCGCGGCTACGTCTCCGCGCTGGAACACCTGGTCTCCCAGGTCGCCGAGCGCTGGCAGGACCCCGCTGCACCGGTCCGGCTCCGCGGCGCGGCCCGCGGCGTCGACGCCGCCCTGTACCAGGTGCGCGGCGTGGCCCGGCCGCTCGTACGGATGCCGATCGGCGTCCGCGGCCGCGGCGCGGAGAACCGCCTCGCGCTGCTCGCCGCCGCCACCGGCCACGCCCGCTCGCTCGCCGCGGCCGCCGACATCGACATCGACCTCGCCCCCGAGCTGGGCCGGCGCGTCGAGCGGATCACCTCCACCTTCGTGGCATCGCTGCACGCCCTGGACCACCGCTTCGCCACAGGAGAGCCCGGCGGCACCTGGGTACGGGTCAGCCCGCTCATCCGCGAGCTGGAGGGCGTGCTGCGCGCGCCCGCCGGGCCCCGCGCCGACCGTCTCCACGTGGCGCTGCGCGAGCTGGCCGCGCTGGACGAGGCGCTGGCCGGTTACGCCGACGACCGCGGCCTGACCGTCACCACCGCGTCCGCGGAACCGGAGCCGGCCGCGGAGCCCGCACCCGCGGCCAGGCCCGGTGCCGCCGGCCACTCCGCCGCCACCCTGGACCGGCGCACCCAGGCCGCGCTGGCCGCCTGGCTGGCGCACACCCGGCACGACAGCGGTCCGGGTGCCAAGCAGGTCCCGGTGCCCTCCGGCACGGCGGCCGGCGCCCCGGCCGCCCAGCAGGCCGCGGCGGCCGCCCCGGCGCCCGCTGCCGGGTCCCGGACCCGCGCGGCGTCCTCCGGCGCCCGTACCGCCTCCCCGGCCCGCACGGGCACCGTCAGCGGCTCCCTGCACTGCCCGGAGCACCCCGGCGGCTGCGAGGCGTGGATCACGGTCGTCAGCGACCGCGGCAAGCGCCGGGCCGGCGTCCGCGCGGTGGGCGGCCGCTACCGCATCACCGGCCTGGAGCCCGGCGGCTACACCGTCATCGCCTCCGGCTCCGCGCACGCCCCCACGGCGCGCTTCGTGGCGGTCGACCCCTCCCGGGGCGACATCCACCACGACATCGAACTGAAGCCGGCCCGCCCGTGA